The following proteins are encoded in a genomic region of Candidatus Moraniibacteriota bacterium:
- a CDS encoding cation-transporting P-type ATPase encodes MEKQIYNLNADEILEKFSATKKGLSSQEANLRLKKNGPNMVRKKQAWSWFSLLFRQFNDALVWILLVAAFLALLFEEYRDTTIILLIVFINAIIGFFQEFRAEKTLENIRKLTTDKAIVMRDGKKIEIDSRFLVAGDVICLSSGDTVPADAYLLEGYDLYANEFIFTGESKPKKKQISSISGENLSVADISNMIFMGSTLTRGEAVAVVSQTGMDTALGKIAHLVSNVKEDETPLQKQMRVLGRDVTILAVSVGILVLIAGYYYEKSWYDNFLFALALAVSVVPEGLPAAVSVTLSLGMKKLLKHNVLAKKLNAVETLASVNIICTDKTGTITRNELMVTNIIAGGEDEFIVDGQGYEPKGNFYQFGRIVDHKKIPVLEKIMRIASLCNSSELIKDGEKFEITGDPTEGALIVAARKYNENFQKILKDEKKINEIPFSSEKMRMSVVYKNEKNESISSYVKGSPDVLLDLCNQIQINGNVIPLSDGEKQKVRDSYNLMSKQALRVLAFAERNMNNVAENNFTNEADKNLTWIGMMGMIDPPRLDVHKAIEDCINSGIKVIMITGDYELTAEAIARKIGLLKSKNSEIINGKTLNQMTDEELFEKISQKEVVFARIAPEQKLRIATILKNNDAVIAMTGDGVNDAPALKKADIGVAMGVIGTDVSKEASDMILLDDNFASIVRVVKEGRTIYQNLKKFVYYVFTSNVSEFFTVIIGVLLQIPPPIAAVQILAVDLGTDIFPSFSLGLEPSEPGVMKRKPFNIKEKIINKQGIWRLIKVGLIMAIGAVITFILSMKRGGWDFGDKVDANSVLYIRSTTAAYAVIAMTQMANLLQARSETLSVFKIGFFRNKFAIISILVSIGILLSFMYIPFCQKYLHMLPIAWQDWVAVIISVIVVFIFEEGRKAEIKD; translated from the coding sequence ATGGAAAAACAAATATACAATTTAAATGCTGATGAAATCTTAGAAAAATTTTCTGCGACTAAAAAAGGACTGTCTTCACAGGAGGCTAATTTGAGGCTGAAAAAAAACGGGCCAAATATGGTTCGCAAAAAACAGGCTTGGAGTTGGTTTTCATTACTGTTTCGACAGTTTAATGATGCCTTGGTCTGGATTTTGCTGGTGGCTGCTTTTTTGGCTTTATTATTCGAAGAATATCGCGATACTACAATTATACTTTTGATTGTTTTTATTAATGCTATAATTGGTTTTTTTCAGGAATTCAGAGCAGAAAAAACATTGGAAAATATACGCAAACTCACAACCGACAAAGCTATAGTTATGCGCGATGGTAAAAAAATAGAAATTGATTCACGCTTTTTGGTTGCTGGAGATGTTATTTGTCTTTCTTCCGGCGATACTGTTCCAGCAGATGCCTATTTACTGGAAGGATATGATCTTTATGCAAATGAATTTATTTTTACTGGAGAATCAAAACCCAAGAAAAAACAAATTAGTTCAATTTCGGGAGAAAATTTAAGTGTTGCCGATATTTCCAACATGATTTTTATGGGCAGCACTTTAACGCGTGGCGAAGCTGTTGCAGTTGTTTCTCAAACAGGTATGGACACGGCACTTGGAAAAATAGCCCATTTGGTTAGTAATGTTAAAGAAGATGAAACTCCACTTCAAAAACAAATGAGAGTTCTTGGTCGTGATGTTACCATTTTAGCAGTAAGTGTAGGCATTCTTGTTTTAATTGCCGGGTATTATTATGAAAAATCATGGTATGATAATTTTCTTTTCGCTTTAGCCTTGGCTGTTTCAGTTGTACCCGAAGGATTGCCAGCAGCTGTATCTGTAACTCTTTCTTTAGGAATGAAAAAATTACTGAAGCATAATGTATTAGCAAAAAAACTCAATGCGGTTGAAACTTTAGCTTCAGTTAATATAATATGTACCGATAAAACGGGAACCATAACTCGTAATGAACTTATGGTTACTAATATTATTGCTGGTGGCGAAGATGAATTTATTGTTGATGGTCAGGGATATGAACCGAAAGGAAATTTTTATCAGTTTGGCAGAATTGTTGATCATAAAAAAATCCCTGTTCTAGAAAAAATCATGCGTATTGCTAGTCTTTGCAATAGTTCTGAACTTATAAAAGATGGTGAAAAATTTGAGATAACAGGAGATCCAACCGAAGGAGCCCTAATTGTAGCTGCCAGAAAATATAATGAAAATTTTCAAAAGATATTAAAAGACGAGAAAAAAATAAATGAGATTCCTTTTTCTTCAGAAAAAATGAGAATGAGTGTTGTTTATAAGAACGAAAAAAATGAAAGCATAAGTTCATATGTAAAAGGTTCTCCAGATGTGCTATTGGATCTCTGCAATCAAATACAAATTAATGGAAATGTGATTCCTCTTTCCGATGGAGAGAAACAAAAAGTCAGGGACAGCTATAATTTAATGTCCAAGCAAGCCTTGAGAGTTTTGGCTTTTGCAGAGAGAAATATGAATAATGTTGCAGAAAATAATTTTACAAATGAAGCAGATAAAAATTTGACTTGGATTGGCATGATGGGAATGATAGATCCTCCACGGTTGGATGTGCATAAGGCTATTGAAGATTGCATTAACTCAGGCATAAAAGTAATTATGATTACTGGAGATTATGAGCTTACAGCCGAAGCTATTGCCAGAAAAATAGGACTTTTAAAATCTAAAAATTCAGAAATTATAAATGGAAAAACACTGAATCAGATGACGGATGAAGAGTTATTTGAGAAAATTTCCCAAAAAGAAGTTGTTTTTGCCAGAATTGCGCCTGAGCAGAAATTGCGCATTGCTACGATTCTTAAAAATAATGATGCAGTCATTGCTATGACAGGAGACGGCGTTAATGATGCGCCAGCTCTTAAAAAAGCTGATATTGGTGTAGCTATGGGAGTAATAGGAACCGATGTTTCCAAGGAGGCATCTGATATGATTCTATTGGATGATAATTTTGCATCAATTGTAAGAGTTGTGAAAGAGGGTCGTACTATTTATCAGAATCTTAAGAAATTTGTCTATTATGTTTTTACTTCCAATGTGAGTGAATTTTTCACAGTGATTATCGGCGTTTTACTGCAAATCCCACCACCAATAGCTGCTGTGCAGATTTTAGCTGTAGACTTAGGCACCGATATTTTTCCTTCTTTTTCTTTAGGATTGGAACCTTCAGAGCCGGGAGTTATGAAGAGAAAACCCTTTAATATAAAGGAAAAAATAATAAATAAACAAGGAATATGGCGACTTATAAAGGTTGGTCTTATAATGGCAATTGGAGCAGTAATAACCTTTATTCTTTCCATGAAAAGAGGAGGCTGGGATTTTGGAGATAAAGTAGACGCTAATAGCGTATTATATATCAGATCGACAACTGCTGCTTATGCTGTAATTGCAATGACACAAATGGCAAACCTATTGCAGGCAAGGAGTGAAACACTTTCAGTTTTTAAAATAGGTTTTTTTAGAAATAAATTTGCTATAATATCAATACTTGTTTCTATCGGAATACTATTGTCTTTTATGTATATTCCTTTTTGCCAAAAATATCTGCACATGTTGCCGATAGCTTGGCAGGATTGGGTGGCGGTTATTATATCTGTAATAGTGGTGTTTATTTTTGAAGAAGGTAGGAAAGCGGAAATTAAAGATTAA
- a CDS encoding DUF2207 domain-containing protein encodes MKIIANIFQKIKFCAIFFWVALLIFPGVAFARENVYDWYIKDFNSEIIVNKDSTLNITETIVADCGKATGKHGIFRILPTNIKITDGATIKTPVTLLSITDANGKPYNYQETKNSSDDTITWKIGDADKTVSGVNVYKIRYLVKNVIRFSNSQFDELYWNLNGNFWDIETDKFHAKFIFPEEINRENSAVDYYTGALGSKSKGLANFYWSSPNILEFTSERTLLVREGITASITFPKNILTPYQFSFWELYGKYIFIIIPIITFIICFYLWWKFGKDPKVDKAIIPEYDAPGNLSPIELGMLMKNGMFNNNLITAEIIYFATRGIINIKEISEKILFFESKDYELEKKEGAEAEKNLNIAQKEILNFIFEDKKNKKISGLKNSFYKNIEEIKLATQQILGDKKLIDPKGLRIQRYLTGIIVIIFVFIGVILGNIFNLSSIYFYCCALSVLEIFIFAIFMPKRTIAGANLNWEIKGFKLFMETVDKDRAKFYEKENIFEKFLPYAIVFGITEEWIKRMEEIYGKDFYNTYAPAWYAGSLSSFNTDSFVSAMDNLSSDISSNTSAPSGSGGSGGSGGGGGGGGGGGW; translated from the coding sequence TTTGTGCAATATTTTTTTGGGTGGCACTCCTTATTTTTCCGGGCGTTGCTTTTGCGCGGGAAAATGTCTATGACTGGTATATTAAAGATTTTAATTCTGAAATTATTGTTAACAAAGATTCGACATTAAATATTACCGAAACAATAGTTGCTGATTGTGGCAAAGCTACTGGCAAGCATGGAATATTCAGGATTTTGCCGACTAATATAAAAATAACTGACGGGGCAACTATAAAAACACCAGTGACTCTTTTAAGCATTACTGATGCAAATGGAAAGCCTTATAATTATCAGGAAACAAAAAATTCTTCCGACGATACCATTACTTGGAAAATAGGTGATGCAGATAAAACAGTTTCAGGAGTCAATGTTTATAAGATTCGCTATTTAGTCAAGAATGTTATACGTTTCAGCAATAGCCAATTTGATGAGCTATATTGGAATCTGAATGGAAACTTTTGGGATATTGAAACGGACAAATTTCATGCTAAATTTATTTTTCCCGAAGAAATAAACAGAGAAAACAGCGCCGTCGATTATTATACAGGAGCACTTGGTTCAAAAAGCAAAGGCTTAGCGAATTTTTATTGGAGTAGCCCGAATATTTTAGAATTTACCTCTGAGAGAACATTATTAGTTAGAGAGGGAATTACCGCTTCTATAACTTTTCCTAAAAATATTTTAACACCATATCAGTTCAGCTTCTGGGAATTGTATGGCAAATATATTTTTATAATTATTCCGATTATAACATTTATCATCTGTTTTTATTTATGGTGGAAATTTGGCAAGGATCCGAAAGTGGATAAAGCCATAATTCCAGAATATGATGCACCAGGAAATTTAAGCCCAATTGAACTCGGGATGCTGATGAAAAACGGGATGTTTAACAATAATTTAATCACGGCTGAAATAATTTATTTCGCAACGCGAGGAATCATAAATATCAAGGAAATTTCGGAAAAAATATTGTTTTTTGAAAGTAAGGATTATGAGTTGGAGAAAAAGGAAGGTGCAGAAGCTGAAAAAAATCTAAATATAGCTCAAAAAGAAATTCTAAATTTTATTTTCGAGGATAAAAAAAATAAAAAAATATCAGGTTTAAAGAACTCTTTCTATAAAAATATTGAGGAAATCAAGTTAGCAACCCAGCAAATTTTAGGAGATAAGAAGCTAATTGATCCCAAAGGCTTACGCATACAAAGATATCTGACTGGAATTATTGTTATCATTTTTGTATTTATAGGGGTTATCTTGGGGAATATTTTTAATCTCAGTTCTATATATTTTTATTGCTGTGCGTTATCTGTTTTGGAAATTTTCATTTTTGCTATTTTTATGCCCAAGCGGACCATAGCAGGAGCCAACCTTAACTGGGAAATAAAAGGATTTAAATTATTCATGGAGACAGTAGATAAGGATCGGGCAAAATTTTATGAAAAAGAAAACATTTTTGAAAAATTTCTGCCGTATGCGATTGTTTTCGGAATAACCGAAGAATGGATAAAAAGGATGGAAGAAATCTACGGAAAGGATTTTTACAACACTTATGCCCCAGCTTGGTATGCAGGAAGCCTTTCTTCTTTTAATACTGATAGTTTTGTTAGTGCTATGGATAATTTATCTTCAGATATTTCTTCTAACACCTCTGCGCCTTCAGGCTCGGGCGGTAGTGGCGGTTCTGGCGGCGGAGGCGGCGGAGGCGGCGGAGGCGGATGGTAA